A genomic stretch from Campylobacter lari subsp. concheus includes:
- the mrdA gene encoding penicillin-binding protein 2: MRMRLVMGFIACFFILLLARVYYISIKSNVYYEEIAKQNAIKTQFLAPVRGQILDIKGRPLAVNKLGFSISIKPYLHIKKKNRNLLEQELQAIVDAFPDLNITKLKRNYIKADSYYNQDYIEVVPFIEYDAMIKHFTKLNLRENMQVKSTTQRFYPYDALASHVIGYVGKANLNDMNENEIARLTSYVGRSGIERSYNEILQGQKGEKVSKVNALNKEIEELSYKKPTSSNITLSIDLDLQEYLTSIFENLAGAAIIMDVKSGAILAAGSFPEYNLNPFVTGISQEEWDKLSNDLNHPFTNKLINGLYPPGSVIKMGTALAFLDSGKVNENHKYLCDSNFELGGRKFRCWKAIGHGYVDMTDAIRESCDVYFYKGALEVGIDTISSVFERIGFGVKTGVDLPNEFIGTVPNRIWKKEKYNQPWYQGETLNTSIGQGDFLATPMQVAKFTAMIATAKNITPHFLYSVDDNVTKINFDNNESVFTTFELSKLPLLRRAMYEVANVDGGTTARFLRNSPITIAAKTGTAQVVGISQSEKKRIKEEDLEYFLRSHAWITSYAPYEKPQYVVVVLIEHGKSGSSTGGPILAKIYQKLIDLGYIDKKYIKKKIK; the protein is encoded by the coding sequence AAATGCCATTAAAACGCAATTTTTAGCACCTGTTAGAGGGCAAATTTTAGACATAAAGGGTAGACCCTTAGCGGTAAATAAATTAGGTTTTTCAATCTCTATAAAGCCATATTTACACATAAAAAAGAAAAACAGAAATCTTTTAGAGCAAGAATTACAAGCCATAGTAGATGCTTTTCCTGATTTAAATATAACTAAATTAAAACGAAATTATATAAAAGCAGATTCTTATTATAATCAAGATTATATAGAAGTGGTTCCATTTATAGAATATGATGCGATGATTAAACATTTTACTAAGCTTAATTTGCGCGAAAATATGCAAGTTAAATCTACCACTCAAAGATTTTATCCTTATGATGCTTTAGCTAGTCATGTTATAGGTTATGTTGGAAAAGCAAATTTAAATGATATGAATGAAAATGAAATTGCAAGATTAACTAGCTATGTAGGGCGTAGTGGTATAGAGCGTTCTTATAATGAAATTTTGCAAGGCCAAAAGGGCGAAAAGGTTAGTAAGGTAAATGCATTAAATAAAGAAATAGAAGAGCTTTCTTATAAAAAACCCACTTCAAGTAATATCACTTTAAGTATTGATCTTGATTTACAAGAATATTTAACTAGTATTTTTGAAAATTTAGCAGGTGCGGCTATAATAATGGATGTAAAAAGCGGAGCTATTTTAGCAGCGGGTAGTTTTCCTGAGTATAATCTTAATCCTTTTGTTACAGGTATTAGCCAAGAAGAATGGGATAAACTTTCTAATGATTTAAACCATCCTTTTACTAATAAACTCATTAATGGACTTTATCCTCCAGGTTCAGTTATAAAAATGGGTACAGCTTTAGCCTTTTTAGATAGTGGAAAAGTGAATGAAAATCATAAATATTTATGCGATTCTAACTTTGAGCTTGGTGGTAGAAAATTTAGATGTTGGAAAGCTATAGGCCATGGTTATGTAGATATGACAGATGCTATTAGGGAAAGTTGTGATGTATATTTTTATAAAGGCGCTTTGGAAGTTGGTATTGATACTATTAGTTCTGTTTTTGAAAGAATAGGTTTTGGTGTAAAAACAGGAGTTGATTTACCTAATGAATTTATAGGAACAGTACCTAATAGAATATGGAAAAAAGAAAAATATAACCAACCATGGTATCAAGGTGAAACTTTAAATACAAGCATAGGTCAAGGTGATTTTCTTGCTACTCCTATGCAAGTGGCTAAATTTACAGCTATGATTGCTACGGCTAAAAACATCACACCGCATTTTTTATATAGCGTTGATGATAATGTTACTAAAATAAATTTTGATAATAATGAAAGTGTTTTTACGACTTTTGAACTATCAAAACTCCCACTTTTAAGGCGTGCTATGTATGAAGTTGCCAATGTTGATGGTGGAACTACGGCAAGATTTTTAAGAAATTCACCTATTACTATAGCAGCTAAAACAGGAACAGCACAAGTGGTTGGAATTTCTCAAAGTGAAAAAAAGCGTATTAAAGAAGAGGATTTAGAGTATTTTTTAAGATCTCATGCTTGGATTACTTCTTATGCACCTTATGAAAAACCACAATATGTAGTAGTGGTTTTAATCGAACATGGGAAAAGTGGTAGTAGCACAGGAGGACCTATACTGGCTAAAATTTATCAAAAACTTATAGATTTGGGCTATATTGATAAAAAATATATCAAAAAAAAGATTAAATAA
- the queA gene encoding tRNA preQ1(34) S-adenosylmethionine ribosyltransferase-isomerase QueA translates to MIDKDLLLSSYDYDLPNELIANFPILPKENAKLLVYERCKDQISHLHFKDLARILPPCEIIFNDTKVIKARIYGNKESGSKIELFINHPLKNNKFLVQIRGKVKEGQILYFENSLKAKIKKLHDDGTREVEFFNDEKELSHHEVFEVLEKIGHIPLPPYIKRADEVQDSINYQSIFAKNQGAVAAPTASLHFDEAMINELKKNHNIHTITLHVGAGTFKGVECEDIRDHKMHSEFFHIDNETCALIDSSKKILGVGTTVTRCIEYYHRKKLKEGFCDLFLHPQNTPQRLDYLLTNFHLPKSTLIMLVAAFIGREKTLELYYEAIKNNYRFYSYGDGMLII, encoded by the coding sequence ATGATTGATAAAGATCTTTTGCTTTCTAGTTATGATTATGATTTACCTAATGAACTTATAGCAAATTTTCCTATTTTACCCAAAGAAAATGCCAAGCTTTTGGTATATGAAAGATGTAAAGATCAAATTTCACATTTGCACTTTAAGGACTTAGCTAGAATTTTACCACCTTGTGAAATCATCTTTAATGATACCAAAGTCATCAAAGCAAGAATTTATGGGAATAAAGAAAGTGGTAGCAAAATAGAACTTTTTATCAACCATCCTTTAAAAAATAATAAATTTTTAGTGCAAATTCGGGGTAAGGTTAAAGAAGGACAAATTTTATATTTTGAAAATTCTTTAAAAGCTAAAATCAAAAAATTACATGATGATGGCACAAGAGAAGTAGAGTTTTTTAATGATGAAAAAGAGCTTAGTCATCATGAAGTTTTTGAAGTTTTAGAAAAAATAGGCCATATCCCTTTGCCACCTTATATTAAAAGAGCAGATGAAGTGCAAGATAGCATTAACTATCAAAGTATTTTTGCTAAAAATCAAGGTGCGGTTGCTGCACCTACTGCGAGCTTACACTTTGATGAAGCAATGATCAATGAACTTAAAAAAAATCATAATATCCATACTATCACACTACACGTTGGCGCAGGAACTTTTAAAGGTGTAGAATGTGAAGATATACGTGATCATAAAATGCATTCAGAATTTTTTCATATTGATAATGAAACTTGTGCTTTGATTGATTCTTCTAAGAAAATACTAGGTGTTGGCACCACGGTTACTCGTTGTATAGAGTATTATCATAGAAAAAAATTAAAAGAAGGTTTTTGTGATTTGTTTTTACACCCACAAAACACTCCGCAAAGACTTGATTATTTACTTACTAATTTTCACTTACCAAAATCAACTTTAATTATGCTTGTAGCAGCATTTATAGGTAGAGAAAAAACCCTAGAGCTTTACTATGAAGCTATAAAAAATAACTATCGTTTTTACTCATATGGCGATGGAATGCTAATTATTTAA
- the tatC gene encoding twin-arginine translocase subunit TatC: MFEELKPHLVELRKRLFISVACVVVMFFVCFSFNNYIIDILKAPVEAALPEISRQMTFVELQEPLFTAMKVSFFTAFLISLPVIFWQFWKFVAPGLYDNEKRLVVPFVSFASIMFALGALFCYYIVIPLAFKFLIDFGVQTQDFKPLISIGLYVGFFTKLVIAFGLAFEMPVITFFFAKLGLIDDTFLKKHFRVSVLVIFVFSAMMTPPDVISQFLMAVPLCGLYGISIYIAKKVNPSQKEDDKND, from the coding sequence ATGTTTGAAGAATTAAAACCGCATTTAGTAGAACTTAGAAAAAGATTATTTATAAGTGTTGCTTGTGTTGTTGTGATGTTTTTTGTATGTTTTAGTTTTAATAACTACATCATAGATATACTAAAAGCGCCTGTTGAAGCAGCCTTACCTGAAATTTCAAGACAAATGACCTTCGTTGAATTGCAAGAGCCTTTATTTACTGCGATGAAGGTTTCATTTTTTACAGCTTTTTTGATTTCTTTACCGGTTATTTTTTGGCAGTTTTGGAAGTTTGTAGCACCTGGACTTTATGATAATGAAAAAAGATTAGTAGTGCCTTTTGTAAGCTTTGCTAGCATCATGTTTGCACTTGGTGCTTTGTTTTGTTATTATATAGTTATACCTTTGGCTTTTAAATTTTTGATTGATTTTGGGGTGCAAACCCAAGATTTTAAACCTTTAATTAGTATAGGTTTATATGTGGGCTTTTTTACTAAATTAGTAATCGCTTTTGGCTTGGCTTTTGAAATGCCTGTAATAACCTTTTTCTTTGCTAAACTTGGACTTATTGATGATACTTTTTTGAAAAAACATTTTAGAGTTTCTGTTTTAGTGATTTTTGTTTTTTCAGCTATGATGACACCACCTGATGTTATATCGCAATTTTTAATGGCTGTGCCTTTGTGCGGGCTTTATGGGATTTCTATTTATATAGCTAAAAAAGTTAATCCTAGTCAAAAAGAAGATGATAAAAATGATTGA
- the tatB gene encoding Sec-independent protein translocase protein TatB, producing the protein MSFGEILVILVVAILVLGPEKLPSTIVEIAKILKAIKSNIDEAKASINKELKIAELKDEAQKYKDEFSQTNENIRKKLSFEEFDQLKEDILNNTKELKSEINDLEKDIQELSNLEEKIQKDEKNTQKMES; encoded by the coding sequence ATGAGTTTTGGTGAAATTTTAGTTATTTTAGTTGTAGCTATTTTAGTACTTGGGCCTGAAAAACTACCTTCAACTATAGTCGAAATTGCAAAAATTTTAAAAGCCATTAAAAGTAATATTGATGAAGCAAAAGCAAGTATTAATAAAGAACTAAAAATAGCAGAATTAAAAGATGAAGCACAAAAATACAAAGATGAATTTTCACAAACTAACGAAAATATCAGAAAAAAATTAAGTTTTGAAGAATTTGATCAACTTAAAGAAGATATTTTAAATAATACCAAAGAATTAAAAAGTGAAATTAATGATTTAGAAAAGGATATACAAGAACTTTCTAATCTTGAAGAAAAAATTCAAAAAGATGAAAAAAATACTCAGAAAATGGAAAGCTAA
- a CDS encoding arsenic resistance permease, with protein sequence MWGKILTILQEFLFLFSEISILFILVSMLVAFVNEKYSKFFETHLKSDGFGSYIKAIFLGALTPFCSCSSIPLLNAFLRSGVPLGVCIAYLSTSPLINPIILVMFIASFGVKITLFYVGFLFGIILLLAFGISKTNTRVFFNENFLNNELQEGQTNSCCSSVKSQPTTQTSCCSSSKITQLATQTSCCSSNNSSLKFKKYESRLKKYFTQSLKEYKKILPYIIIGMAIGATIHGAFPQNFFEEYLKDYGILGVIIAAFIGVLLYMNCSAMIPVALSLTQAGVPLGIMMSFLIAGAGCSLPELILLKRIFKTSFLILFAGMIVAIAISFGLLIFFT encoded by the coding sequence ATGTGGGGTAAAATTTTAACTATTTTACAAGAATTTCTGTTTCTTTTTAGCGAAATTTCAATTTTGTTTATTTTGGTGAGTATGCTTGTTGCTTTTGTGAATGAAAAGTATTCTAAATTTTTTGAGACTCACCTAAAAAGTGATGGATTTGGAAGCTATATCAAAGCTATATTTTTAGGTGCTTTAACACCTTTTTGTTCGTGTTCAAGTATACCACTTTTAAATGCTTTTTTAAGATCAGGCGTTCCTTTAGGTGTATGTATAGCTTATCTTAGCACTTCGCCTTTAATTAATCCTATTATTTTAGTGATGTTTATAGCGAGTTTTGGAGTTAAGATAACCTTGTTTTATGTAGGATTTTTATTTGGGATTATTTTATTACTTGCTTTTGGAATTTCAAAAACCAACACAAGAGTATTTTTCAATGAAAATTTTTTAAATAATGAACTTCAAGAAGGACAAACCAATTCTTGTTGTTCTAGTGTTAAGTCGCAACCTACTACACAAACTTCATGTTGTTCCAGCTCTAAAATAACTCAGTTGGCTACACAAACTTCATGTTGCTCGTCAAATAATTCATCGCTAAAATTTAAAAAATATGAAAGTAGATTAAAAAAATACTTCACTCAAAGTTTAAAAGAATATAAAAAAATCTTACCTTATATTATTATTGGTATGGCTATAGGAGCTACAATACACGGTGCTTTCCCACAAAATTTCTTTGAGGAATATCTTAAAGATTATGGAATTTTGGGTGTGATTATAGCTGCTTTTATAGGGGTTTTGCTTTATATGAATTGTTCGGCTATGATTCCAGTTGCCTTGTCTTTGACTCAAGCTGGTGTACCTTTAGGGATTATGATGAGTTTTCTAATAGCAGGGGCGGGGTGTTCTTTACCTGAACTTATCTTGCTTAAAAGAATTTTCAAAACAAGTTTTTTGATTTTATTTGCAGGTATGATTGTTGCTATTGCAATTAGTTTTGGTCTTTTAATATTTTTCACATAA
- a CDS encoding ArsR/SmtB family transcription factor, which translates to MQEFLKITSAINDESRILILAFLQKYGKLCVCDLQSSLNMSQSRLSRHLKILKEANFLEVDRQGVWAYYGVKENLNNFCNDILKNINELSIKLPELKRFSCECKT; encoded by the coding sequence ATGCAAGAGTTTTTGAAGATAACAAGTGCAATTAATGATGAAAGCAGGATTTTAATCCTAGCTTTTTTACAAAAATACGGAAAGCTTTGTGTGTGTGATTTGCAAAGCTCTTTAAATATGAGTCAATCAAGGCTTTCAAGACATTTAAAAATTTTAAAAGAGGCTAATTTTTTAGAAGTAGATAGACAAGGTGTTTGGGCGTATTATGGAGTAAAAGAAAATTTAAATAATTTTTGTAATGATATATTAAAAAACATCAACGAGCTTTCTATAAAGCTTCCTGAGCTTAAAAGGTTTTCGTGTGAATGTAAAACTTAA
- the hemW gene encoding radical SAM family heme chaperone HemW produces the protein MHLYIHIPFCESKCFYCSFTSLKKKDFEKDYLNALMQDIKNQLDFFKLDKNSIKTVFIGGGTPSLMETGFYEKIFIFLQNYLQKDSEISIEANPNSSNFSWLKEIKNLGFNRISFGVQSFHEKKLQFLGRIHDQKSIFTSIENAKKAGFNNINLDLIYDTKLDDKKMLDYEISKLTLLDINHVSAYNLTIEEKTRFAKKFHFKKNAPRLAKYFIKAIENLGYKQYEISNFGQICKHNLAYWQGKDYIGCGLSAVGFLKNQRFYTKKSLKDYITNPCFREIENLNSKDLRLEHIFLGLRSIIGVDETKLKSLEKEKAVFLSKKGKLVYKNGIFYNTNYLLSDELALYIST, from the coding sequence ATGCATTTATATATACATATACCATTTTGTGAAAGTAAGTGTTTTTATTGTTCTTTTACTTCACTTAAAAAAAAGGACTTTGAAAAAGATTATTTAAATGCTTTAATGCAAGATATAAAAAATCAATTAGATTTTTTTAAGCTTGATAAAAATTCCATCAAGACTGTTTTCATAGGTGGTGGTACGCCTAGTTTAATGGAAACTGGTTTTTATGAGAAAATATTTATTTTTTTACAAAATTATTTACAAAAAGACAGCGAAATCAGTATAGAAGCCAATCCTAACTCGAGTAATTTTTCTTGGCTTAAAGAGATAAAAAATTTAGGTTTTAATCGTATTTCTTTTGGAGTACAAAGCTTTCATGAAAAAAAACTACAATTTCTTGGGCGTATTCATGATCAAAAAAGCATTTTTACTAGCATAGAAAATGCAAAAAAAGCGGGATTTAATAATATCAATTTAGACTTAATTTATGATACAAAACTTGATGATAAAAAAATGCTTGATTATGAAATTTCTAAACTAACCCTACTTGATATTAACCATGTGAGCGCTTATAATCTAACTATAGAAGAAAAGACAAGATTTGCTAAAAAATTTCATTTTAAAAAAAATGCTCCGCGCCTTGCAAAATATTTTATCAAAGCTATTGAAAATCTTGGTTATAAACAATATGAAATCAGTAATTTTGGACAAATTTGCAAACACAATCTTGCATACTGGCAAGGAAAAGACTATATAGGCTGTGGTTTAAGTGCAGTAGGATTTTTAAAAAATCAAAGATTTTATACTAAAAAAAGTTTAAAAGATTATATAACAAATCCTTGTTTTAGAGAGATTGAAAATTTAAATTCAAAAGATTTACGCTTAGAGCATATTTTTTTAGGACTTAGAAGCATTATAGGGGTGGATGAAACAAAGCTAAAATCCTTAGAAAAAGAAAAGGCAGTGTTTCTTAGTAAAAAAGGAAAGCTAGTTTATAAAAATGGAATTTTTTATAACACCAACTACCTTTTAAGCGATGAGCTAGCTTTGTATATTAGCACTTAA
- a CDS encoding RNA pyrophosphohydrolase: MEKEKKYRPNVAAIVLSSAYPFECKILLAKRNDMEDIWQFPQGGIDEGEDVKSALFRELKEEIGTDEVEILAEHPEWISYDFPAKVAQKMYPYDGQNQKYFLVRLKNKAIINLNTKNPEFDAYKFASLEDVYDMINHFKKPIYIRVLKYFKERGYI, from the coding sequence ATGGAAAAAGAAAAAAAATATAGGCCAAATGTAGCTGCTATAGTACTATCATCAGCTTATCCTTTTGAGTGTAAAATTTTACTTGCTAAACGCAATGATATGGAAGATATATGGCAATTTCCTCAAGGTGGTATAGATGAAGGAGAGGATGTTAAAAGTGCGTTGTTTAGAGAATTAAAAGAAGAAATAGGTACAGATGAGGTTGAAATTTTAGCTGAACATCCTGAGTGGATTAGTTATGATTTTCCAGCCAAGGTTGCGCAAAAAATGTATCCTTATGATGGCCAAAATCAAAAATATTTTTTAGTTAGATTAAAAAATAAAGCTATTATTAATCTAAACACTAAAAATCCTGAATTTGATGCTTATAAATTTGCTTCATTGGAAGATGTTTATGATATGATTAATCATTTTAAAAAACCTATATATATTAGAGTTTTAAAATATTTTAAAGAAAGGGGGTATATTTAA
- a CDS encoding aspartate kinase, with product MLVVQKYGGTSVGTLERIDEVAKRVAKSKKTCDKLVVVVSAMSGVTNELIDFAHHFSKNPSGREMDMLLSSGERVTSSLLAIALNEMGLKATAFSGRNAGIVTDDVYTKARIEHIDTTNINKALDEGYIVVVAGFQGIDKMGNVTTLGRGGSDLSAVALAGALNADLCEIYTDVDGVYTTDPRIEPKAKKLDKISYEEMLELASLGAKVLQNRSVELAKKLNVKLVTRSSFNENEGTIITKEENMEQALVSGIALDKNQARVTLRNIDDKPGIAAEIFGTLANENINVDMIIQNVGLDGATNLGFTVPENELDLATNAMKKVLGVNANIETDSAVVKVSVVGVGMKSHSGVASAAFKALANENINIQMISTSEIKISVIVHEKYGELAVRVLHEVYKLDI from the coding sequence ATGCTGGTCGTACAAAAATATGGGGGAACAAGCGTAGGAACGCTTGAGCGTATTGATGAAGTTGCTAAAAGAGTGGCAAAAAGTAAAAAAACTTGCGATAAGCTAGTTGTGGTAGTTTCAGCGATGAGTGGGGTTACTAATGAGCTTATTGACTTTGCTCATCATTTTAGCAAAAATCCTTCAGGTCGTGAGATGGATATGCTTTTAAGTAGTGGTGAGCGCGTAACTTCATCTTTGCTTGCTATTGCATTAAATGAAATGGGTTTAAAAGCCACTGCATTTTCCGGACGCAATGCAGGGATTGTTACAGATGATGTTTATACTAAAGCAAGAATAGAACACATTGATACTACAAATATCAACAAAGCTTTAGATGAGGGGTATATTGTAGTAGTTGCTGGCTTTCAAGGTATTGACAAAATGGGTAATGTTACTACTTTGGGCCGTGGTGGAAGTGACTTAAGTGCAGTTGCACTAGCAGGAGCTTTAAATGCGGATTTATGCGAAATTTATACTGATGTAGATGGAGTATATACTACCGATCCTAGAATTGAACCAAAGGCTAAAAAACTAGATAAAATTTCTTATGAAGAAATGTTAGAACTTGCAAGTTTAGGAGCTAAAGTTTTACAAAATCGCTCTGTAGAACTTGCTAAAAAACTAAATGTAAAATTAGTTACTAGAAGTAGCTTTAATGAAAATGAAGGTACGATTATTACTAAGGAGGAAAATATGGAACAAGCTTTGGTTAGTGGTATAGCACTAGATAAAAACCAAGCAAGGGTTACTTTAAGAAATATTGATGATAAGCCAGGTATTGCTGCTGAAATTTTTGGGACTTTAGCAAATGAAAATATCAATGTAGATATGATTATTCAAAATGTAGGCTTAGATGGAGCTACAAATTTAGGATTTACTGTACCTGAAAATGAACTTGATTTAGCAACTAATGCTATGAAAAAAGTTTTAGGTGTTAATGCCAATATAGAAACAGATAGTGCAGTGGTAAAAGTTTCAGTTGTGGGTGTGGGTATGAAATCACATTCTGGAGTAGCTTCAGCAGCTTTTAAAGCACTAGCAAATGAAAATATTAATATACAAATGATTTCTACAAGTGAAATTAAAATTTCAGTTATTGTACATGAAAAATACGGTGAATTAGCTGTAAGAGTATTGCATGAAGTTTATAAACTAGATATTTAA
- a CDS encoding HobA family DNA replication regulator, whose translation MSNGFLKFTLEQIRENGTYASWLEERRLEWSPLIASKLVLLLQGYTFIVITDDQRTWFEEYFLSQINANTTRPLVPFVSLKGIYNKACNTQEDIDLLNDLLSISFPNGYAFFYIGANTGFKFKIANSKAESMLWLFDEQLQNSFYLSSRDKELDYKLISLYKVFEQSLEAVLFSKVEI comes from the coding sequence ATGAGTAATGGTTTTTTAAAATTTACCCTAGAGCAAATCCGAGAAAATGGGACTTATGCAAGTTGGTTAGAAGAAAGGCGTCTTGAGTGGTCGCCTTTGATTGCTTCTAAGTTAGTTTTGCTTTTACAAGGTTATACTTTTATTGTGATTACTGATGATCAAAGGACGTGGTTTGAAGAGTATTTTTTAAGTCAAATCAATGCTAATACTACAAGACCTTTAGTGCCTTTTGTGTCTTTAAAAGGAATTTATAATAAAGCTTGCAATACCCAAGAAGATATAGATTTGCTAAATGATCTTTTAAGTATTTCTTTTCCTAATGGTTATGCCTTTTTTTATATAGGAGCTAATACAGGTTTTAAATTTAAAATCGCTAATTCTAAAGCAGAAAGTATGCTTTGGCTTTTTGATGAGCAGTTGCAAAATAGCTTTTATCTTTCCTCGCGTGATAAGGAATTAGACTATAAACTCATTTCTTTATATAAAGTATTTGAGCAAAGCCTAGAGGCTGTGCTTTTTTCTAAGGTAGAAATTTGA
- a CDS encoding DNA polymerase III subunit delta': MNLRNKIIIHNDFELIQEKLTEEYGVKNLKFFIPKNPDLELRLNDLTYDKNAQATAKAIMKESYIAEAQVKIIVILAKSFREEAQNFLLKLFEEPPKNVYFIIVAPSKNVFLPTILSRFIIEKHKIQKEKISLNLDLKKIDLAQIASLLKQYENIDKHECLELISALSHECFRQDIKLNDEEIEFFYKAYELAKLNTKPTILLSTIALILHERKNENH; this comes from the coding sequence TTGAATCTAAGAAATAAAATCATTATTCATAATGATTTTGAACTAATACAAGAAAAGCTCACAGAAGAATATGGAGTAAAAAATCTTAAATTTTTCATACCCAAAAATCCTGACTTGGAATTAAGACTTAATGACTTAACTTATGACAAAAACGCTCAAGCAACCGCAAAAGCTATTATGAAAGAAAGTTATATAGCTGAAGCACAAGTTAAAATCATTGTTATATTAGCTAAGTCTTTTCGCGAAGAAGCGCAAAATTTTTTGTTAAAACTTTTTGAAGAGCCACCTAAAAATGTATATTTTATCATTGTCGCTCCTTCAAAAAATGTTTTTTTACCTACTATACTTTCAAGATTTATCATAGAAAAACATAAAATTCAAAAAGAAAAAATATCTTTAAATTTAGATCTTAAAAAAATAGATCTAGCTCAAATTGCTTCATTGTTAAAACAATATGAAAATATAGACAAACATGAGTGTTTGGAGTTAATTAGTGCTTTAAGCCATGAATGTTTTAGACAAGATATAAAATTAAATGATGAAGAAATTGAATTTTTTTACAAAGCTTATGAGTTAGCTAAATTAAATACAAAGCCAACTATTTTGCTAAGCACCATAGCTTTAATTTTACACGAGAGAAAAAATGAAAATCATTAA
- the folP gene encoding dihydropteroate synthase — protein sequence MKIIKINPNTDFEQISKYIKPHKAGEKIMSEKTQIHFFLIKELRAPAANILKQDALRVGAELVTHKEVILGKDHTNALLMVTQDQAKKLIEKEKLQDFKLKNLALFLKSNFAKPKHAKIMGVININEDSFNAQSRVKENEVLEKIELMISQGADYIDIGAVSSRPGSVYCGKEEEFKRLKNTLDLIYKEKLYEKCIFSLDSFDEYCLEYALNKGFKLINDITGFKNENLAKLALKYKATYTLMHIQNTPQNMQDNPHYEDVLVELDDFFAQKLERLSELGLEDVILDVGIGFGKSPWHNMMLIKHLEHFLRFEKELLIGVSRKSVINAYFSSSVEQRLAGTLYLHLEAFKNGASIIRVHDVYEHKQMFELAKAMDELSLE from the coding sequence ATGAAAATCATTAAAATCAATCCTAACACAGATTTTGAACAAATTTCTAAATATATAAAGCCGCACAAAGCAGGTGAGAAAATTATGAGTGAAAAAACTCAAATTCATTTTTTTCTTATTAAAGAATTAAGAGCGCCTGCTGCAAATATACTCAAACAAGATGCACTAAGGGTTGGAGCTGAGCTTGTAACACATAAGGAAGTTATACTAGGCAAAGACCATACTAATGCCTTGCTTATGGTAACGCAAGATCAAGCCAAAAAGCTTATAGAAAAAGAAAAATTGCAAGATTTTAAGCTTAAAAATTTAGCACTATTTTTAAAGTCTAATTTCGCTAAACCCAAACACGCAAAAATCATGGGTGTGATTAATATCAATGAAGATAGTTTTAATGCTCAAAGCAGGGTTAAAGAAAATGAAGTTTTAGAAAAAATCGAACTTATGATTTCTCAAGGAGCTGATTATATAGATATAGGTGCAGTTTCTTCAAGACCTGGTAGTGTGTATTGTGGAAAAGAAGAAGAGTTTAAGCGTTTAAAAAATACCTTGGATTTAATCTATAAAGAAAAACTTTATGAAAAATGTATTTTTAGTTTAGATAGTTTTGATGAGTATTGCTTGGAATATGCTTTAAATAAAGGTTTTAAGCTTATTAATGATATTACTGGTTTTAAAAATGAAAATTTAGCCAAATTAGCTTTAAAATATAAAGCTACCTACACACTCATGCATATACAAAATACCCCACAAAATATGCAAGATAACCCGCATTATGAAGATGTATTAGTTGAACTTGATGATTTTTTTGCACAAAAGCTAGAAAGATTAAGTGAACTTGGTTTAGAAGATGTGATTTTAGATGTTGGTATTGGTTTTGGTAAAAGTCCTTGGCATAATATGATGTTAATCAAACATTTAGAGCATTTTTTACGCTTTGAAAAAGAGCTTTTAATCGGAGTTAGTAGGAAAAGTGTGATAAATGCTTATTTTAGCTCAAGTGTTGAGCAAAGACTAGCAGGTACGCTTTATTTGCATTTAGAGGCTTTTAAAAATGGTGCAAGCATTATAAGAGTGCATGATGTGTATGAACATAAGCAAATGTTTGAACTTGCAAAAGCTATGGATGAACTTTCTTTGGAGTAG